One Armatimonadota bacterium genomic window carries:
- a CDS encoding histidine phosphatase family protein has translation MLTALALAVAAPCRLTFVRHGETVANATGKYNSRTIDTFSAKGAKQVRTLTAALQKLPKFDLILVSPSPRALRTVAPYLQATGQKATVWPLLYECCTGRPSGKPASRFDWGGKIVLPKDIAGLFRLAPGAKYPSSPTWEAGLAQVEASVRQFKSDYARGRVLIVG, from the coding sequence GTGCTCACCGCCCTCGCCTTGGCCGTCGCCGCTCCTTGCCGGCTCACGTTCGTCCGACACGGTGAGACCGTGGCCAATGCGACGGGCAAGTACAACTCGCGGACGATCGACACCTTTAGCGCCAAGGGCGCCAAGCAAGTCCGGACCCTCACCGCAGCCCTGCAAAAACTGCCGAAGTTCGACCTGATCCTCGTCTCGCCCTCCCCGCGGGCGCTGCGGACGGTCGCCCCGTACCTCCAGGCGACGGGCCAGAAGGCGACGGTCTGGCCTCTCCTCTACGAGTGCTGCACGGGCCGGCCATCGGGAAAGCCCGCCTCCCGCTTCGATTGGGGCGGCAAGATCGTGCTGCCCAAGGACATCGCGGGCCTCTTCCGCCTCGCGCCCGGGGCCAAGTACCCCTCCTCGCCGACGTGGGAAGCGGGTCTGGCCCAGGTCGAAGCGAGCGTGCGGCAGTTCAAGAGCGACTACGCCCGCGGCCGCGTGCTCATCGTCGG